The proteins below come from a single Piscinibacter gummiphilus genomic window:
- a CDS encoding NAD(P)-dependent oxidoreductase, whose protein sequence is MDILIIEPLETEVMQWLADRHSVRYAPELARDAREFRQSLYNVRALILPSFVALDGAALHYAPVLRAVGRVSGGAENVDLDACSRAGVEVVRSATATAQAEAEFMIGAMLSLLRRVPVEGSDGMLVGRELGACTVGLIGMPPAAKAMAQMLSGFGSRMVGYDPSLHASDGVFERWRVAPLGLRELLETSDAVCVQLNYFSRYQGLLGERFLPYCKPNQVMVSISHSGVFNERALADVLISGRLSACWLDSLEPGALDDGRPLKGMDTLQVTPRVASTTRESRLRSAWAVARRIDELLQATPPAPREFRPSIPGEPTDLAAAQEQP, encoded by the coding sequence ATGGACATACTCATCATCGAGCCCCTCGAAACCGAGGTGATGCAGTGGCTGGCAGATCGCCATTCCGTGCGTTATGCCCCCGAACTGGCGCGCGATGCGCGCGAATTCCGGCAGTCGCTCTACAACGTGCGCGCGCTGATCCTGCCGTCGTTCGTTGCGCTGGATGGCGCGGCGCTGCATTACGCGCCGGTCCTGCGCGCCGTCGGGCGGGTGAGTGGCGGCGCCGAGAACGTCGACCTCGACGCCTGCTCGCGTGCCGGTGTGGAAGTGGTGCGCAGCGCCACGGCCACCGCCCAGGCCGAGGCCGAATTCATGATCGGCGCGATGCTCTCGCTGCTGCGGCGCGTGCCGGTCGAAGGCTCCGACGGCATGCTGGTCGGCCGCGAGCTGGGCGCCTGCACCGTGGGCTTGATCGGCATGCCGCCGGCCGCCAAGGCGATGGCGCAGATGCTCTCGGGCTTCGGTTCGCGCATGGTGGGTTATGACCCGTCGCTGCATGCAAGCGACGGCGTGTTCGAGCGCTGGCGCGTGGCGCCGCTCGGCCTGCGAGAGCTGCTGGAGACGAGCGATGCGGTCTGCGTGCAGCTCAACTACTTCAGCCGCTACCAGGGCCTGCTCGGCGAGCGTTTCCTGCCCTACTGCAAGCCCAACCAGGTCATGGTGAGCATCTCGCACTCGGGCGTGTTCAACGAACGGGCGCTGGCCGACGTGCTCATCAGCGGCCGCCTCTCGGCGTGCTGGCTCGACAGCCTGGAGCCTGGGGCGCTGGACGACGGCCGCCCGCTCAAGGGCATGGACACCTTGCAGGTCACGCCGCGCGTGGCGAGCACCACGCGCGAGTCGCGCCTGCGCAGCGCGTGGGCCGTGGCCCGGCGCATCGACGAGCTGCTCCAAGCGACGCCGCCGGCGCCGCGCGAATTCAGGCCGTCGATCCCAGGCGAGCCAACTGATCTCGCAGCCGCTCAAGAGCAGCCGTGA